In Methanomassiliicoccales archaeon, the DNA window TGAAAAAATTGTAGGAGAAGGGCCCAAGAAAAAATATCAGGCTCATGTTGTGGCCCAAGTGAATCTCCCTCCTGCAAAAGCCATAGGGAGATTAAGGGAGATACACCCTCCTGCCCATATAATAGTAATCCCTCCAGATACTCCGGTTCACAAAGAACTCCTTAAACTATGGGGAACATTCGAAGTATTGAGAGGTTTTTATCCACCAAAGAAGGTTCAAGAAGAGGAAATTGA includes these proteins:
- a CDS encoding DUF356 domain-containing protein gives rise to the protein MLNTMVLIRTDNFDKALIALADLVRYAGMEIRGKPKIIPPALSDWAFEKIVGEGPKKKYQAHVVAQVNLPPAKAIGRLREIHPPAHIIVIPPDTPVHKELLKLWGTFEVLRGFYPPKKVQEEEIEEE